A genomic stretch from Nocardia wallacei includes:
- the purE gene encoding 5-(carboxyamino)imidazole ribonucleotide mutase — translation MSDTVQVGLIMGSDSDWPTMEAAAEALAEFGIRFEVGVVSAHRTPQRMLDYARGAAERGLRVIIAGAGGAAHLPGMVAAATPLPVIGVPVPLKYLDGLDSLLSIVQMPAGVPVATVSVGGARNAGLLAVRILAAADAELRSRMEQFQAGLEQLVLEKDDALRARLLG, via the coding sequence ATGAGTGACACAGTGCAGGTCGGCCTGATCATGGGCAGCGACTCCGACTGGCCGACGATGGAGGCGGCCGCGGAAGCGTTGGCGGAGTTCGGCATTCGCTTCGAGGTCGGCGTCGTCTCGGCGCACCGCACGCCCCAGCGCATGCTTGACTACGCCCGCGGCGCGGCGGAGCGCGGGCTCCGGGTGATCATCGCCGGCGCCGGGGGCGCGGCGCATCTGCCGGGCATGGTGGCCGCCGCGACGCCGCTGCCGGTGATCGGCGTGCCGGTGCCGCTGAAGTACCTCGACGGCCTGGACTCGCTGCTGTCGATCGTGCAGATGCCCGCGGGGGTGCCGGTGGCCACGGTCTCGGTCGGCGGGGCGCGCAACGCCGGGCTGCTGGCGGTCCGCATCCTGGCCGCCGCCGACGCCGAATTGCGTTCGCGCATGGAGCAATTCCAGGCCGGTTTGGAGCAGTTGGTGCTGGAGAAGGACGACGCGCTGCGCGCCCGGCTGCTCGGCTGA
- a CDS encoding GroES family chaperonin encodes MSDAKLEIQMLHDRVMVRVAQEPGERRSSGGILIPATAQVAKRLTWGEVSGVGSHVRSVAVGDRVLFSAEDQFEVEIQGHPYLVLRERDLHAVASERPEHGTGLYL; translated from the coding sequence GTGTCCGATGCCAAGCTAGAGATCCAGATGCTGCACGATCGGGTCATGGTGCGCGTGGCGCAGGAACCCGGTGAGCGACGCAGCAGCGGCGGCATTCTGATTCCGGCCACGGCGCAGGTCGCCAAGCGGCTGACCTGGGGGGAGGTGTCCGGCGTGGGCTCGCACGTGCGCAGCGTCGCGGTCGGCGACCGAGTCCTGTTCAGCGCCGAGGACCAGTTCGAGGTAGAGATCCAGGGCCACCCCTACCTCGTCCTGCGCGAGCGCGATCTGCATGCGGTGGCCAGCGAGCGCCCGGAACACGGCACGGGCCTGTACTTGTAG
- a CDS encoding maleylpyruvate isomerase family mycothiol-dependent enzyme, with amino-acid sequence MSTTPPPSHAELTAALSEQWDALARLVADLDEKGWRTPTSLPGWTVFDVIAHVVGTESMLLGTPPPRVDADVRGFEHVRNEIGALNETEIESRRGRSGAELLAEFREVTDRRRKALAETSTDAWATLTESPVGTVPYGRFMQVRLFDCWMHEHDIADALGVTVDEGGPRAEFAFAELVPTIGRAVVKKAQAPDGSRLTISLTGPVTRQLHIVVDGRAELVDALDGPATVTIELPSGLFARLRGGRTSADAHLDEFTIVGDKVLGDRLIRGLAFTI; translated from the coding sequence ATGAGTACCACGCCGCCACCGAGCCACGCCGAACTCACCGCCGCGCTGTCCGAGCAGTGGGACGCGCTGGCCCGGCTCGTCGCCGATCTGGACGAAAAGGGTTGGCGCACACCGACCTCACTGCCGGGCTGGACCGTGTTCGACGTCATCGCCCACGTCGTCGGCACCGAATCCATGCTGCTGGGCACGCCACCCCCGCGGGTCGACGCCGATGTGCGCGGCTTCGAGCACGTGCGCAACGAGATCGGCGCGCTCAACGAGACCGAGATCGAGTCGCGCCGCGGCAGATCCGGGGCCGAATTGCTCGCCGAGTTCCGCGAGGTCACCGACCGGCGGCGTAAGGCCCTGGCGGAGACGAGTACCGACGCCTGGGCCACGCTCACCGAATCTCCGGTCGGCACAGTGCCTTACGGGCGCTTCATGCAGGTCAGGTTGTTCGACTGCTGGATGCACGAACACGATATCGCCGACGCCCTCGGCGTCACCGTGGACGAGGGCGGGCCGCGCGCGGAGTTCGCCTTCGCCGAACTGGTGCCCACCATCGGCCGCGCGGTGGTGAAAAAGGCGCAGGCGCCGGACGGTTCGCGGCTCACCATCTCGCTCACCGGTCCCGTGACCCGGCAGCTGCACATCGTCGTGGACGGCCGCGCCGAGCTGGTCGATGCCCTGGACGGGCCCGCGACGGTGACCATCGAGCTGCCCTCCGGGTTGTTCGCCCGGTTGCGCGGCGGCCGCACCAGCGCCGACGCCCACCTCGACGAGTTCACCATCGTCGGCGACAAGGTACTGGGCGACCGGCTGATCCGCGGTCTGGCCTTCACGATCTGA
- a CDS encoding GtrA family protein, with product MSIVDNVVSALPRTLRDLAYRHHELIKFAIVGATTFVIDSGIFYILKLTVLSPKPVTAKIISGVIAVIASYILNREWSFKGRGGREKHHEALLFFAVSGIGVVLSFLPLWVSRYWLDLQVPHISLAAENITDFLSAYIVGNILQMVFRFWSMRRWVFPNEIDTLVEEFEELYEEEEQLGHS from the coding sequence GTGTCAATCGTCGACAACGTGGTCAGCGCCCTACCCAGAACGCTCCGGGATCTCGCCTATCGCCATCACGAACTGATCAAGTTCGCGATTGTGGGAGCGACCACGTTCGTCATCGACAGCGGTATCTTCTACATCCTCAAATTGACGGTGCTGTCGCCGAAGCCGGTCACCGCCAAGATCATTTCGGGTGTCATCGCTGTCATCGCCTCCTACATTCTCAATCGGGAATGGTCGTTCAAGGGGCGGGGCGGTCGCGAGAAACACCACGAGGCGCTGCTGTTCTTCGCCGTCAGCGGCATCGGCGTGGTGCTGAGCTTCCTGCCGCTGTGGGTCTCGCGCTACTGGCTCGACCTCCAGGTTCCCCACATCAGCCTGGCCGCCGAGAACATCACCGACTTCCTCAGCGCCTACATCGTCGGCAATATCCTCCAGATGGTGTTCCGTTTCTGGTCCATGCGCCGCTGGGTCTTCCCCAACGAAATCGATACGCTCGTAGAAGAATTCGAGGAATTGTACGAGGAAGAAGAGCAACTGGGACACAGCTGA
- a CDS encoding FAD-binding oxidoreductase has product MDPNTLAARLPGGVLVTDPDVLAGYRQDRALDPAAALPAALLRPRTTDQVATILRWADEHRVPVVPRGAGTGLSGGATAQAGALLLSTERMRDITVDPVTRTAVVQPGLLNAEVKRAVAEHGLWYPPDPSSFEICSIGGNAATNAGGLCCVKYGVTTDYILGMEVVLADGTAVRLGGPRLKDSAGLSLTKLFVGSEGTLGVITELTLRLLPAQPPQSTVVASFATLTAATDAILAVTARLRPSMLEFMDAVAINAVEDELRMGLDRSAAGLLVARSDAPGRYAAEEAAAIVAACEKAGATEVFSTEDPEEGEAFTAARRFAIPAVERKGPLLLEDVGVPLPRLGELITGIAEIADRRDVLVSVIAHAGDGNTHPLIVHDPDDADQSARAHRAFGEIMDLAIALDGTITGEHGVGRLKKAWLPDQLGPDVMALTRRVKDALDPHGILNPGAVL; this is encoded by the coding sequence GTGGATCCGAACACCCTCGCCGCGCGGCTGCCCGGTGGCGTGCTCGTCACCGACCCCGATGTCCTCGCCGGATATCGGCAGGACCGCGCGCTCGACCCGGCCGCCGCCCTGCCCGCCGCGCTGCTCCGCCCGCGCACGACCGATCAGGTCGCCACCATCCTGCGCTGGGCGGACGAACATCGGGTGCCCGTCGTACCGCGCGGTGCGGGCACCGGCCTGTCGGGCGGGGCGACGGCACAGGCCGGGGCCCTGCTGCTGAGCACCGAGCGCATGCGCGACATCACGGTCGACCCGGTGACCCGCACCGCGGTGGTGCAGCCCGGACTGCTGAACGCGGAGGTCAAGCGGGCCGTCGCGGAACACGGCCTGTGGTACCCGCCGGACCCGTCCTCGTTCGAGATCTGCTCGATCGGCGGGAACGCCGCCACCAACGCCGGCGGGCTGTGCTGCGTGAAGTACGGCGTCACCACCGATTACATCCTCGGCATGGAGGTGGTGCTGGCCGACGGCACCGCCGTGCGACTGGGCGGGCCGCGCCTGAAGGACTCCGCGGGCCTGTCACTGACGAAACTGTTCGTCGGCAGCGAGGGCACCCTCGGCGTGATCACCGAACTCACCCTGCGCCTACTGCCCGCCCAGCCGCCGCAGAGCACGGTGGTGGCGTCGTTCGCCACCCTGACCGCCGCCACCGACGCGATTCTCGCCGTCACGGCCCGGCTGCGCCCGTCGATGCTGGAGTTCATGGATGCGGTGGCGATCAACGCCGTCGAGGACGAATTGCGGATGGGCCTGGATCGCTCGGCCGCGGGGCTGCTGGTGGCCCGCTCGGACGCACCCGGCCGATACGCCGCCGAGGAAGCCGCGGCCATCGTCGCCGCCTGCGAGAAGGCCGGGGCCACCGAGGTTTTCAGCACCGAGGATCCGGAAGAGGGCGAAGCCTTCACCGCCGCGCGGCGATTCGCCATCCCGGCGGTGGAACGCAAAGGACCGCTGCTGCTCGAGGACGTCGGAGTACCGCTGCCGCGGCTGGGCGAACTGATCACCGGCATCGCCGAGATCGCCGACCGCCGCGACGTACTGGTGTCGGTGATCGCGCACGCCGGCGACGGCAACACCCACCCGCTGATCGTGCACGACCCGGACGACGCCGACCAGAGCGCCCGCGCCCATCGGGCCTTCGGGGAGATCATGGATCTGGCCATCGCGCTGGATGGCACCATCACCGGCGAGCACGGCGTGGGCAGGCTGAAGAAGGCGTGGCTGCCCGATCAGCTCGGCCCGGACGTGATGGCGCTGACCCGCCGCGTCAAGGACGCGCTGGACCCGCACGGCATCCTGAACCCGGGCGCCGTGCTGTAG
- a CDS encoding TetR family transcriptional regulator, producing the protein MSPRDPEATRARIFDAATREFAAYGIAGARVDRIARNAKANKQLIYAYFGDKQQLFHQVLEKAMLDVAAAVTTDIDDIDAWVDAHIDYHREHPEFLRLQMWEALELHPDDVSAGELRAARYLEKTTKVRDAQQRGLLRPDLPAGYLLTLLTGMINYREALPQSARFVIGEDDDPEAWRSWLKDAVRRVVAAKPAAPEGE; encoded by the coding sequence ATGTCCCCCAGAGATCCCGAGGCGACCCGGGCCCGCATCTTCGACGCGGCCACGCGGGAGTTCGCCGCCTACGGGATCGCGGGCGCGCGCGTGGACCGCATCGCCCGCAACGCCAAGGCCAACAAGCAGCTCATCTACGCCTACTTCGGCGACAAACAGCAGCTCTTCCATCAGGTGCTGGAGAAGGCGATGCTGGACGTCGCGGCCGCGGTGACGACCGATATCGATGACATCGATGCCTGGGTCGACGCGCACATCGACTACCACCGCGAGCACCCGGAGTTCCTGCGGTTGCAGATGTGGGAGGCCCTCGAACTACATCCGGACGACGTCTCGGCCGGCGAGCTGCGCGCCGCGCGCTATCTCGAGAAGACCACCAAGGTGCGGGACGCGCAGCAGCGCGGTCTGCTGCGCCCCGACCTGCCCGCCGGTTACCTGCTCACCCTGCTGACCGGCATGATCAACTATCGCGAGGCGCTCCCGCAGTCCGCCCGCTTCGTGATCGGGGAGGACGACGACCCGGAGGCTTGGCGCTCATGGCTCAAGGACGCGGTGCGGCGCGTCGTCGCGGCGAAACCCGCTGCGCCCGAGGGGGAGTGA
- a CDS encoding MFS transporter, with protein MSLLQTPSAPIAVTPAPYDARWRVLPVVLSAIFMAMFDWFVVNVAASSLQTDLHAGEAALELIVGGYGFAFASGLITGGRLGDLHGHRRLFTIGMVAFAAASLLCGLAPNAWALVVFRVLQGGTAALMVPQMLALINTMFPVAERPRAMAAYGATIGVGAVAGQVLGGVLLDADLFGWGWRTIFYINVPVGLAAAALAARWLPRHERAHRPKLDPAGALGISAALALVLVPITLGRAQGWPLWTWVSMAAAVPVLALTLRYENVLARRGGEPVLDLSMVRERVFRSGLVISGGYLTFFAGFMLCLTLLLQNGLGLAPLPAGLAFAPLGLCFAGSSFFLARRVADRIGNRVMVAGTLTSLVGLTVTLAVLTWFGRELSPLALIPGMMIVGIGNGLTIPSAIGAVLSSGIPPNRAGMAAGVLTTAQQFGNAIGATVLGTIFFSALGSASGTGDYVTAMQAAALAGLAVLAVVSAAACTLPRRATH; from the coding sequence GTGTCCTTACTTCAAACCCCTTCCGCCCCAATCGCTGTCACCCCGGCCCCGTACGACGCGCGCTGGCGGGTACTGCCGGTGGTGCTCAGCGCCATCTTCATGGCGATGTTCGACTGGTTCGTGGTCAATGTCGCGGCCTCCTCGCTGCAAACCGATCTGCATGCCGGGGAGGCGGCGCTGGAATTGATCGTCGGCGGTTACGGCTTCGCCTTCGCCTCCGGCCTGATCACCGGCGGCCGTCTCGGTGACCTGCACGGCCATCGCCGGTTGTTCACTATCGGCATGGTCGCCTTCGCGGCCGCCTCCCTGCTGTGCGGGCTGGCGCCCAACGCCTGGGCACTGGTGGTGTTCCGTGTCCTGCAGGGCGGCACGGCGGCTCTGATGGTGCCGCAGATGCTGGCGCTGATCAACACCATGTTCCCGGTCGCCGAGCGGCCGCGGGCGATGGCCGCCTACGGCGCGACCATCGGCGTCGGCGCGGTCGCCGGGCAGGTACTCGGCGGCGTGCTGCTGGACGCGGACCTGTTCGGCTGGGGCTGGCGCACCATCTTCTACATCAATGTGCCGGTCGGGCTGGCCGCCGCCGCGCTGGCCGCGCGCTGGCTGCCGCGGCACGAACGCGCGCACCGGCCGAAGCTGGATCCCGCGGGGGCGCTGGGCATTTCGGCCGCGCTCGCGCTGGTGCTGGTGCCGATCACGCTCGGGCGAGCGCAGGGCTGGCCGCTGTGGACGTGGGTGTCGATGGCGGCGGCGGTCCCGGTGCTGGCGCTCACGCTGCGCTACGAGAACGTTCTCGCGCGGCGGGGCGGCGAGCCGGTGCTCGACCTGTCGATGGTGCGGGAGCGGGTGTTCCGGTCGGGCCTGGTGATCTCCGGCGGCTACCTCACCTTCTTCGCCGGATTCATGCTGTGCCTGACCCTGCTGTTGCAGAACGGGCTCGGCCTGGCGCCGCTGCCCGCGGGCCTGGCCTTCGCTCCGCTCGGGTTGTGCTTCGCGGGCAGTTCGTTCTTCCTGGCCCGCCGGGTCGCCGATCGGATCGGCAATCGGGTCATGGTGGCGGGCACCCTCACCAGCCTGGTGGGCCTCACGGTGACGCTGGCCGTGCTGACCTGGTTCGGCCGCGAGCTGAGCCCGCTCGCGCTGATCCCCGGGATGATGATCGTGGGCATCGGCAACGGGCTCACCATCCCCTCGGCCATCGGTGCGGTGCTGTCGTCGGGTATTCCGCCGAACCGCGCGGGCATGGCCGCCGGTGTTCTCACCACCGCCCAGCAGTTCGGCAATGCCATCGGCGCCACGGTCCTCGGCACCATCTTCTTCTCGGCCCTCGGATCCGCAAGCGGCACGGGCGATTACGTGACGGCCATGCAGGCCGCCGCGCTGGCGGGACTCGCGGTCCTGGCCGTCGTGTCGGCGGCCGCCTGCACCCTGCCCCGCCGTGCCACCCACTGA
- a CDS encoding GNAT family N-acetyltransferase, which translates to MTTRFEHNVEATRYEVYLDDTLAGYADYSERTTGDRKVRDFQHTLTFPEFRGRGVAAQVVEFALRDTREAGFAVIPTCWYVEQFIGEHREYADLVA; encoded by the coding sequence ATGACCACCAGGTTCGAGCACAACGTCGAGGCCACTCGCTACGAGGTCTACCTCGATGACACCCTCGCCGGTTACGCCGACTACAGCGAGCGGACCACCGGCGACCGCAAGGTCCGGGATTTCCAGCACACGCTGACATTCCCCGAATTCCGCGGGCGGGGCGTGGCGGCTCAGGTCGTGGAATTCGCCCTGCGGGATACGCGCGAGGCCGGCTTCGCCGTCATACCCACCTGCTGGTACGTCGAGCAGTTCATCGGTGAGCATCGCGAATACGCCGATCTGGTGGCGTAG
- a CDS encoding 5-(carboxyamino)imidazole ribonucleotide synthase, with protein sequence MTTLGAVSESSTRPFDSSVMPTVTMVGGGQLARMTHQAAIALGQRLRVLAERPDDPAAQVTPEVVLGSHTDLAALRKAAVGSHALTFDHEHVPTEHLHALVAEGVNVQPPPRALVYAQDKLAMRRRLAELNIPVPAFVPVESPADVVAFGDEHGWPCVLKTVRGGYDGRGVWMPESAAEAESIARDQLAGGATLLAEQRVELRRELSAMVARSPFGQAAAWPVVETVQRKGQCAVVIAPAPDLSDDSAAAASALALGLAAELGVTGAMAVELFETPAGELLVNELAMRPHNSGHWSMDGAVTGQFEQHLRAVLDYPLGDTTPLAPVTVMANILGAPEAPAMSMDERLHHLFARMPEARVHLYGKGERPDRKIGHVNILGDDVAVVREKAERAAQWMSHAVWTDGWDPHE encoded by the coding sequence ATGACAACATTGGGGGCCGTGAGCGAGTCCAGTACCCGTCCCTTCGATTCTTCCGTGATGCCGACCGTGACCATGGTCGGCGGTGGCCAGCTGGCGCGGATGACCCATCAGGCGGCCATCGCGCTCGGCCAGCGACTGCGCGTGCTCGCCGAACGCCCCGACGACCCGGCCGCCCAGGTCACTCCGGAGGTGGTGCTCGGCTCGCACACCGATCTGGCCGCGCTGCGCAAGGCCGCGGTCGGTTCGCACGCCCTCACCTTCGACCACGAGCACGTGCCGACCGAGCACCTGCACGCGCTGGTCGCCGAGGGCGTCAACGTGCAGCCACCCCCGCGAGCACTGGTCTACGCGCAGGACAAGCTGGCCATGCGCCGCCGCCTCGCCGAGCTGAACATCCCGGTTCCGGCCTTCGTCCCGGTCGAGTCCCCCGCGGACGTGGTGGCGTTCGGCGACGAGCACGGCTGGCCCTGCGTCCTGAAGACGGTGCGCGGCGGCTACGACGGCCGGGGCGTGTGGATGCCGGAGTCGGCCGCGGAGGCCGAGTCGATCGCCCGCGACCAGCTGGCCGGGGGCGCCACGCTGCTGGCCGAGCAGCGGGTGGAGCTGCGCCGGGAGCTGTCGGCGATGGTGGCGCGCTCGCCGTTCGGCCAGGCCGCCGCGTGGCCGGTGGTGGAGACCGTGCAGCGCAAGGGCCAGTGCGCGGTGGTGATCGCGCCCGCGCCCGATCTGTCCGACGATTCGGCCGCCGCGGCCTCGGCCCTGGCGCTGGGCCTGGCCGCCGAGCTGGGCGTCACCGGCGCGATGGCGGTGGAGTTGTTCGAGACCCCCGCCGGTGAGCTGCTGGTGAACGAGCTGGCGATGCGGCCGCACAACTCCGGGCACTGGAGCATGGACGGCGCGGTGACCGGCCAGTTCGAACAGCACCTGCGGGCGGTGCTGGACTACCCGCTCGGTGACACCACGCCGCTGGCGCCGGTCACGGTGATGGCCAACATCCTCGGCGCCCCCGAGGCCCCGGCGATGTCGATGGACGAGCGGCTGCACCACCTGTTCGCCCGCATGCCCGAGGCGCGGGTGCACCTGTACGGCAAGGGCGAACGGCCCGACCGCAAGATCGGGCATGTCAACATTCTCGGCGACGACGTGGCCGTGGTGCGCGAGAAGGCCGAGCGGGCGGCACAGTGGATGTCGCACGCGGTATGGACCGACGGATGGGATCCCCATGAGTGA
- a CDS encoding acyl-CoA dehydrogenase translates to MAGNPDFDLFKLDDIHNELREAIRGLAEKEIAPHAKAVDEQARFPQEALDALNAAGFNAVHVPETYGGQGADSVATCIVIEEVARVCGSSSLIPAVNKLGTMGLILKGSEELKHKVLADLVDGKMASYCLSEREAGSDAASMRTRARRDGDDWVINGSKCWITNGGQSTWYTVMAVTDPDKGANGISAFMVHKDDPGFVVGPLEHKLGIKGSPTAELYFENCRIPGDRIIGAEGTGFKTALQTLDHTRPTIGAQAVGLAQGALDAAIAYTKDRKQFGKAIADFQNTQFMLADMAMKVEAARLMVYTSAARAERGEKNLGFISAASKCFASDVAMEVTTNAVQLFGGAGYTTDFPVERMMRDAKITQIYEGTNQIQRMVMSRALLR, encoded by the coding sequence ATGGCGGGCAATCCCGACTTCGACCTGTTCAAACTCGACGACATCCACAACGAACTGCGCGAGGCCATCCGCGGCCTGGCCGAGAAGGAGATCGCGCCGCACGCGAAGGCCGTCGACGAGCAGGCCCGGTTCCCGCAGGAGGCCCTGGACGCGCTCAACGCCGCCGGGTTCAACGCCGTGCACGTTCCCGAGACCTACGGCGGCCAGGGCGCCGACTCCGTCGCGACCTGCATCGTGATCGAGGAGGTCGCGCGGGTCTGCGGCTCGTCGTCGCTGATCCCGGCCGTCAACAAGCTCGGCACCATGGGCCTGATCCTGAAGGGCTCCGAGGAGCTCAAGCACAAGGTGCTCGCCGATCTCGTCGACGGCAAGATGGCCTCCTACTGCCTGTCCGAGCGGGAGGCCGGCTCCGACGCCGCGAGCATGCGCACCCGGGCACGCCGCGACGGCGACGACTGGGTGATCAACGGCTCCAAGTGCTGGATCACCAACGGCGGCCAGTCCACCTGGTACACCGTGATGGCGGTGACCGATCCGGACAAGGGCGCCAACGGCATCTCGGCGTTCATGGTGCACAAGGACGACCCGGGCTTCGTCGTCGGCCCGCTGGAGCACAAGCTGGGCATCAAGGGTTCGCCGACCGCCGAGCTGTACTTCGAGAACTGCCGCATCCCGGGCGACCGGATCATCGGCGCGGAGGGCACCGGCTTCAAGACCGCGCTCCAGACCCTCGACCACACCCGCCCCACCATCGGCGCGCAGGCCGTGGGCTTGGCGCAGGGCGCGCTGGACGCCGCGATCGCCTACACCAAGGACCGCAAGCAGTTCGGCAAGGCCATCGCCGATTTCCAGAACACCCAGTTCATGCTCGCCGACATGGCCATGAAGGTGGAGGCCGCGCGGCTGATGGTCTACACCTCCGCCGCCCGCGCCGAACGCGGTGAGAAGAACCTCGGCTTCATCTCCGCGGCGTCGAAGTGTTTCGCCTCGGACGTGGCGATGGAGGTCACCACCAACGCCGTGCAGTTGTTCGGCGGCGCCGGTTACACCACCGACTTCCCGGTCGAGCGAATGATGCGCGATGCCAAGATCACGCAGATCTACGAGGGCACCAACCAGATTCAGCGCATGGTCATGTCGCGCGCGCTCCTCCGCTGA
- a CDS encoding Type 1 glutamine amidotransferase-like domain-containing protein yields the protein MRLFLSSYRFGAHYDRLAALVGTPGRVAVVPNACDAWPAMWQGAVTSDMIPLRRLGFRPDVVDLREYVGRPAELEQVLRGYPLLWVRGGNTFVLRAQFARSAADLVLTRLLAEDALVYAGYSAGACLLTPDLHGLEEADDPDEVLPACGIETRWDGLGLVDHRIVPHVDSPGTDPDGHGNRLAARLRADGVPHWALTDDDAVVVDGERIDVLTKTS from the coding sequence ATGCGACTGTTCCTGTCCAGCTACCGATTCGGCGCGCACTACGACCGGCTCGCCGCGCTGGTCGGCACGCCCGGCCGGGTGGCGGTGGTCCCGAACGCCTGTGACGCGTGGCCGGCGATGTGGCAGGGCGCTGTCACCAGCGACATGATTCCCTTGCGCCGGTTGGGTTTCCGGCCCGATGTGGTCGACCTGCGCGAGTACGTCGGACGCCCGGCGGAGTTGGAGCAGGTGCTGCGCGGCTACCCGCTGCTGTGGGTACGCGGCGGCAACACCTTCGTACTGCGTGCCCAATTCGCCCGCAGCGCGGCCGATCTCGTGCTCACCCGCCTGCTCGCCGAGGACGCGCTCGTCTACGCCGGGTACAGCGCGGGCGCCTGCCTGCTCACCCCGGATCTGCACGGGCTCGAGGAGGCCGACGACCCGGACGAGGTGTTACCTGCCTGCGGCATCGAAACCCGCTGGGACGGACTGGGTCTGGTGGACCACCGCATCGTGCCGCATGTCGACTCGCCGGGCACGGACCCGGACGGCCACGGCAACCGGCTCGCCGCGCGATTGCGCGCCGACGGGGTCCCGCACTGGGCACTCACCGACGACGACGCGGTGGTGGTCGACGGGGAACGGATCGACGTGCTGACGAAGACCTCCTGA
- a CDS encoding TetR family transcriptional regulator encodes MSTAGDSGFKLAVVDHALRLFAEKGYEATTVDEIAEAAGISRRTFFRQFRSKEDVVFADHEAQLAQARSYLGAAQGDPWDAVAEAVVGVFERFTQTRELAARRYRVVRQVPALRDREIVTVFRYERLFTDYLRRRLPQAPDLTLIQFTAAVTATHNYLLRRMVRGEGEAAASDLRAALAAIPRAGREPSQELVVAVFPRDMPPRQIADLLSHRLGNL; translated from the coding sequence ATGAGTACCGCCGGGGACTCCGGTTTCAAGCTCGCCGTCGTCGATCACGCGCTGCGGCTGTTCGCCGAAAAGGGTTACGAGGCAACGACAGTCGATGAGATCGCCGAGGCGGCGGGTATCTCGCGGCGCACCTTCTTCCGGCAGTTCCGCTCCAAGGAGGATGTCGTCTTCGCCGATCACGAGGCGCAATTGGCACAGGCGCGGTCGTATCTCGGTGCGGCGCAAGGTGATCCGTGGGACGCGGTGGCCGAGGCGGTGGTCGGGGTGTTCGAGCGGTTCACCCAGACGCGCGAGCTGGCCGCGCGGCGCTACCGGGTGGTCCGGCAGGTTCCGGCGCTGCGCGATCGCGAGATCGTCACCGTGTTCCGATACGAGCGGCTGTTCACCGACTATTTGCGGCGGCGGCTGCCACAGGCGCCGGACCTGACGTTGATCCAGTTCACCGCGGCCGTCACGGCGACGCACAACTACCTGCTGCGCCGCATGGTGCGGGGCGAGGGCGAGGCCGCCGCGTCGGACCTGCGCGCGGCGCTGGCCGCGATCCCGCGGGCCGGGCGGGAGCCCTCGCAGGAGCTGGTGGTGGCGGTGTTTCCCCGGGACATGCCGCCCCGGCAGATCGCCGACCTGCTGTCGCATCGGCTCGGTAATCTGTAA